Below is a window of Desmonostoc muscorum LEGE 12446 DNA.
CTAATTATTATTCATTGGCGCTGGCCTATCAAACGGCTCAAAATGCAGCCCAATTAACTAAAATTCAAGCAGTATGGGAAAAGGGTTTTATTCTTCCAGACTGTGATCCAAGGATATGGCGGAAAGATCAGTTTGGAAGATTGATAAATAGATATAAGTATGGAAAGCGTCAATCTACTTATGGATGGGAAATTGACCATATAATACCAAAATCTCAAGGGGGCAGCGATCATATTTCCAACTTACGCCCCCTACAATGGTACATCAATATTGTTAGACAATAGGTTAGATTCCTCTGTTGCTCTACCCCACCGACAATAAATTTTAACTGCAACAAGGCAAACAATGGCTAAACGATCTAAGTCAGGAAGATGTGTACATTGTTTACAAAATGTGGAATATTTGACACGAGATCATATATTCCCCTTTGCTTGGTATCCAGATAATACTCCTGAAAATTTGCAAAGATGGACAATTCCATCATGCAAAAAATGCAACGAGCAATATGGTAGATTGGAAGAAGATCTACTCTTGAGACTAGGTTTGTGTATTGATCCTGAAGATGCAAAGTCAAGCGGAATTACAGATAAGGTATTACGTTCAATAGATCCACACTATGCAAATGATAGAAGAGAAAAACGAATAAGAGAAAGAAAAAGAGAGAAGATAAAACAAGAAATAGTTAAATGGGAAGCAATTCCACCTAGAGGTTTACATCCAAATTTTCAAGTACAAAGCAATGTTTATTATCCAGAATATGCATCTATTCCAATATCAGCCGATAAGTTAGAACGTTTGTGTCATAAGATAGTTCGCGGCATAACTTATTTTGTTGATCAGACTTTTATAGAAAACAATTTTGAGATTCAATTTCTTACTGTAGATGATAAAGCTGCTCAACCCATACTAAAAAAATATCAACAACATTTGAACACATACGATCGCCCAGGTATTAAAGTAGTACGTGCTATGACAAGTGAAAATCCAGATGCTGGTTTTTATGCTATAGAAATATGGGGCAGATTAAAAATGTACGCCGTAGTAACGCCAAAGAAATTGTCATGATAAATTCTATAAATAGTTTATGCAAGATAAACGCCAAAATCGAAATTTGCAAAAGTCACTTTATTTGACTAAAAAACTTGCCTCAGAAGCATCACACCCCCAAGGCAAGCAAACTCTCTAATTCTTTCTTTACTTCGCGCCCTTTGCGCCCTTTGCGGTTCGTTTAAAGTTGCTTCACTTCCGAAACCAACTTCGACACCATATCTTTCGCGCTACCAAAAAGCATCGTAGTTTTAT
It encodes the following:
- a CDS encoding HNH endonuclease signature motif containing protein: MFGNVSPNYYSLALAYQTAQNAAQLTKIQAVWEKGFILPDCDPRIWRKDQFGRLINRYKYGKRQSTYGWEIDHIIPKSQGGSDHISNLRPLQWYINIVRQ
- a CDS encoding HNH endonuclease — encoded protein: MAKRSKSGRCVHCLQNVEYLTRDHIFPFAWYPDNTPENLQRWTIPSCKKCNEQYGRLEEDLLLRLGLCIDPEDAKSSGITDKVLRSIDPHYANDRREKRIRERKREKIKQEIVKWEAIPPRGLHPNFQVQSNVYYPEYASIPISADKLERLCHKIVRGITYFVDQTFIENNFEIQFLTVDDKAAQPILKKYQQHLNTYDRPGIKVVRAMTSENPDAGFYAIEIWGRLKMYAVVTPKKLS